A window of the Burkholderia sp. 9120 genome harbors these coding sequences:
- a CDS encoding helix-turn-helix domain-containing protein, with amino-acid sequence MTDSFDLSLAASADAKPQRGIQSLDSTGELLAALVSAARPLNLRDLAAAAGMPPAKAFPHLVSLLKIGLLKRDASGCFEAGPLALELGLIGLQRLSPAREAEPEVVELAASTAMSVAMAVLGPLGPTVVRLEESARPLHVSLRVGTVMSLVNTAIGRVFAAYVADDVRAGLLAQDHLRLAGADAADIFAAKARGVGAGVSKTVDANAGATSALTPLTQAYAQRLAQIRADGIDTALSRPVPGINTLAAPVLDHTGSICLVLALMGPSGSFDSDPTGGPAQTLRAATLRLSRRFGWMAATSGA; translated from the coding sequence GTGACCGATTCTTTCGACCTCTCTCTCGCCGCTTCCGCCGATGCCAAACCGCAGCGCGGCATCCAGTCGCTCGACAGCACCGGCGAGTTGCTGGCGGCGCTGGTCTCGGCGGCGCGCCCGCTGAACTTGCGCGATCTTGCGGCGGCTGCCGGCATGCCGCCGGCCAAGGCGTTTCCGCATCTGGTGAGTCTCCTGAAAATCGGTTTGCTCAAGCGCGATGCGTCGGGCTGTTTCGAAGCGGGGCCGCTCGCGCTGGAACTCGGGTTGATCGGCTTGCAGCGCCTCTCGCCGGCGCGTGAGGCGGAACCCGAGGTGGTCGAGCTGGCGGCGTCGACCGCGATGAGCGTCGCGATGGCGGTGCTGGGGCCGCTGGGGCCAACCGTTGTGCGTCTGGAGGAATCGGCGCGGCCGCTGCATGTGAGCTTGCGGGTCGGCACGGTGATGTCGCTGGTGAATACGGCGATTGGCCGCGTGTTCGCCGCTTATGTCGCCGACGACGTGCGCGCCGGTCTGCTAGCGCAGGATCATCTGCGGCTGGCGGGGGCGGACGCGGCGGATATTTTCGCGGCGAAAGCGCGCGGAGTTGGAGCGGGTGTGTCGAAGACGGTCGATGCAAACGCCGGCGCGACCTCAGCGTTAACGCCTTTGACTCAAGCCTACGCGCAGCGTCTCGCGCAAATCCGCGCGGACGGTATCGATACTGCGTTGAGCCGACCTGTGCCTGGCATCAATACGCTGGCCGCACCGGTGCTGGATCACACCGGCAGCATCTGTCTCGTGCTGGCGCTGATGGGACCGAGCGGCAGCTTCGATAGCGATCCGACGGGTGGTCCGGCGCAGACCTTGCGCGCCGCGACGCTGAGATTGTCGCGGCGGTTTGGGTGGATGGCGGCGACGAGCGGGGCGTGA